A region of the Rhizobium binae genome:
CGGCGCGCGCGCGGCGGACCGCACGCGACACGGCCTGAACTGCGTCGCCCTGGCCGATCACCGATTTTCCGAGCTCGTCCTCCATCCGAAGCAGCTTGTCGCGTTCGCCCTCCAGCATCTTGTCGACGGGGATGCCGGTCCAGCGGGAAACGACATGGGCGATGTTGTCGGGGATCACCACCTCCTGGACCATCGCGCCGCGTTCGCCATCCTGCTTCTCGGCTTCGACGAGCTGCTTTTCGAGATCCGGAATGACACCATAGGTCAGCTCGCCGGCGCGCTGAAACTCACCCTTGCGCTGGGCAATCGCCAGTTCGTTGCGGGCATCGTCGAGCCGCTTCTTGAGATCGGCGGCAAGACCGAGCTTCTGCTTTTCCGCCTGCCAGCGGGCCGTCAGCGCATCGGCTTCCTCTTCAAGAGTGGTAAGTTCGGTCTCCAGCCGCTTCAGCCGATCGGCGGAAGCAACGTCGGTTTCCTTCTTCAGCGCCTCTCGCTCGATCTTCAGTTGGATGATGCGGCGGTCGAGCTCGTCGAGCTCCTCCGGCTTGGAATCCACCTGCATGCGCAGCCGCGCTGCCGCCTCGTCCATCAGATCGATCGCCTTGTCGGGCAGAAAGCGGTCGGTGATATAGCGGTTGGACAGCGTCGCGGCGGCGACAAGTGCTGCATCGGCGATGCGCACCTTGTGATGCTGCTCATACTTTTCCTTGAGGCCGCGCAGGATCGAGATCGTGTCTTCGACCGTGGGCTCGTCCACGACGACGGGCTGGAAGCGGCGGGCAAGCGCCGGGTCCTTTTCGACATGCTTGCGATATTCGTCGAGCGTGGTCGCGCCGACGCAATGCAGCTCGCCGCGGGCAAGCGCAGGCTTCAGCAGATTGGAGGCATCCATCGCCCCATCAGCCTTGCCGGCGCCAACCAGCGTGTGCATTTCGTCGATGAACAGGATGATCTCGCCGCTTTCCGCCTGCACTTCGTTGAGCACGGCCTTCAGCCGCTCTTCGAATTCGCCGCGATATTTCGCGCCGGCAATCAGCGCGCCCATGTCGAGCGCCATCAGCTTCTTGTCCTTGAGCGATTCCGGCACGTCGCCGTTGACGATCCGCAGCGCCAAGCCTTCGACGATCGCCGTCTTGCCGACGCCGGGCTCACCGATCAGAACCGGATTGTTCTTGGTGCGCCGCGACAGGACCTGGATCGTGCGGCGGATCTCGTCGTCGCGGCCGATCACCGGATCGAGCTTGCCCTCGCGGGCCTCGCCTGTCAGATCGCGCGCGAATTTCTTCAGAGAATCGAAGCCCTGCTCGGCGTTGGAGGAATCGGCCGTCCGTCCCTTGCGGATCTCGTTGATGACCTGATTGAGGCCCTGCGCCGTGACGCCAGCATTCTTCAGCGTCGAATAGGTTGAAGCTGAGGATTCGATCGCCAGCGCCTGCAGCAGACGCTCGACGGTGACAAAGCTGTCGCCGGCCTTCTTCGCCGCTTCTTCAGCGGTCGAAAGCACCTTCGCAAGCGGCTGCGCCAGGTAGATGTTACCGTTGCCGCCGGAGATCTTCGGCAACTTGGCGAGTGCCGCGTCATTGGCAAGGCGGGCAGCCTTGGCATCGCCGCCGGCGCGCTCGATCAGCGACGCCGCCATGCCCTGATCGTCATCGAGCAGGACTTTGAGGATATGTTCGGGCGAAAATTGCTGATGGCCCTGCGCCAGCGCATAGGTCTGCGCCGACTGGATGAAACCGCGCACCCGCTCCGAATATTTCTCGATATTCATATTCCACCTCCATGGATCGTCCTGCCCTCACGAGGCGCAGACCGATGATTGAGATCGACCCCCTGAAAAGGCAGGCCGCGCTTGGCCCCTCTCGATTTGGGCGAAGCAGTTCGAAGAGAATATGGTAGCCTGCTCCAGGAGTTTAAAGAGCCCGTAAAATGAAAATCCCCGGTACTAGGCCGGGGATTTCTAAGCAAATCAGGGCAGATGATATGAACGTCCCGCCTCTCCCCGAAGGGGAGGCAAATCCCTCACTCCGATGTGGCTTCCGCCAGAACAGGCGCATCGGCGGAAGCGCCCTCGCCTTCCGACGAAGCATCGCCTTCCGCACCACGCCGCGGGCGACGTGGACGGTTGCCAGCGCTGCGGCGGCGGGGCTGGCGTTCGCGCGGCTGACCGGCGGAACCTTCCTCGTCCATGGCCACCTCGGCAGGGATGCCTTCGATCTCCGGCTGCGGGCCGGTTCCATCGATGACCTCGGGCTGAGGTGCCGGAGCGGGAGCGGGAGCGGGAGCCGGCTGCGGCTGTGCCTGCGGCTGGTGCTGCCTGCTCTGCGGCGGCTGGACGACGACGACATCATCGCCGTCATTGTCGTTGATATCAATATCGTCGCTGTCGCGATCCGCCGCGTCGCGGTCATTGTATTCGACGCGATCGTCGCGCTGGAAACGCTCCTGCATCTGCGCCTGGGCGCTGGCGATGATCCGATTGTAATGTTCGGCGTGCTGAAGATAGTTCTCGGCCATCACGCGGTCGCCGGAGCTCTGGGCGTCACGTGCAAGTTGCGCGTATTTCTCGGCAATATGCTGGGCGGTACCGCGAATTTTCACGTCGGGGCCGGAGCTGTCATAGGTCCGGGTCAGCGGATTGCCGCCCTTGCGGTTGAAATTATTGTTATTGTTATTTCCACCGCCGCCATTGTTATTGTTGTTACCACGCCCTCGACCGCGCTTGTTTTGCTGTCCTGGCCTCATAGATCGTTCACCTGAATTCTCTGTTTGTGATGGATACATGGCACCAACCGCCATGACCGGAAAACCGGGTCAGGACCTTTGTGCCGCGAGCATACTGCGCCTTTGCGCCGACCTGCCGCTTGGTTCTCAAGTCAGTTTGACTGATTCACGCGTCGGGTCGTGTTCAACCGTTGAAACTCTCGTTTAAAAGAGCGGACCCCCGAGGCAAACCAAGTACCGAACGAATCTCGTTCATTCCTATCTGCCCAACACGTGTCCGCAACCTATATTGCTTCCTTGGGAAATCCAAGCCTTTTCTTCGCAATAACAATAAT
Encoded here:
- a CDS encoding DUF4167 domain-containing protein — translated: MRPGQQNKRGRGRGNNNNNGGGGNNNNNNFNRKGGNPLTRTYDSSGPDVKIRGTAQHIAEKYAQLARDAQSSGDRVMAENYLQHAEHYNRIIASAQAQMQERFQRDDRVEYNDRDAADRDSDDIDINDNDGDDVVVVQPPQSRQHQPQAQPQPAPAPAPAPAPQPEVIDGTGPQPEIEGIPAEVAMDEEGSAGQPRERQPRRRSAGNRPRRPRRGAEGDASSEGEGASADAPVLAEATSE
- the clpB gene encoding ATP-dependent chaperone ClpB, with amino-acid sequence MNIEKYSERVRGFIQSAQTYALAQGHQQFSPEHILKVLLDDDQGMAASLIERAGGDAKAARLANDAALAKLPKISGGNGNIYLAQPLAKVLSTAEEAAKKAGDSFVTVERLLQALAIESSASTYSTLKNAGVTAQGLNQVINEIRKGRTADSSNAEQGFDSLKKFARDLTGEAREGKLDPVIGRDDEIRRTIQVLSRRTKNNPVLIGEPGVGKTAIVEGLALRIVNGDVPESLKDKKLMALDMGALIAGAKYRGEFEERLKAVLNEVQAESGEIILFIDEMHTLVGAGKADGAMDASNLLKPALARGELHCVGATTLDEYRKHVEKDPALARRFQPVVVDEPTVEDTISILRGLKEKYEQHHKVRIADAALVAAATLSNRYITDRFLPDKAIDLMDEAAARLRMQVDSKPEELDELDRRIIQLKIEREALKKETDVASADRLKRLETELTTLEEEADALTARWQAEKQKLGLAADLKKRLDDARNELAIAQRKGEFQRAGELTYGVIPDLEKQLVEAEKQDGERGAMVQEVVIPDNIAHVVSRWTGIPVDKMLEGERDKLLRMEDELGKSVIGQGDAVQAVSRAVRRARAGLQDPNRPIGSFIFLGPTGVGKTELTKALARFLFDDETAMVRMDMSEYMEKHSVARLIGAPPGYVGYDEGGALTEAVRRRPYQVVLFDEIEKAHPDVFNILLQVLDDGRLTDGQGRTVDFRNTMVIMTSNLGAEYLTQLKDGDDSDTVREQVMEVVRGHFRPEFLNRIDEIILFHRLKREEMGAIVDIQLKRLVALLSERKIIIDLDEEARHWLANKGYDPVYGARPLKRVIQKFVQDPLAEQILSGQVPDGSTVKVTNGSDRLQFRTQQTVSEAA